One Myotis daubentonii chromosome 3, mMyoDau2.1, whole genome shotgun sequence genomic window carries:
- the LOC132229158 gene encoding keratin-associated protein 13-1-like, with amino-acid sequence MSYSLSSRSLSSRSLGGCLRFPSSSCGSFYPGNSCSGNFYPGNTCSGNVYPGSACSGNVYPGNVAYAQGTCQQDSPPYGCQETCWEPAGYQAPSYGRRSSSLRRSYGATCPGSLGCGSTGLGPFGYGGSAAQSPGCGAGYCRPTYFSSRTYQGPSFQPACGSGCYGQTY; translated from the coding sequence ATGTCCTACAGCCTCAGCTCCCGGTCCCTCTCCTCCCGCTCCCTGGGCGGCTGCCTGCGGTTCCCGTCCTCCTCCTGCGGCTCTTTCTACCCCGGCAACTCCTGCTCCGGCAACTTCTACCCTGGCAACACCTGCTCCGGCAACGTCTACCCCGGCAGCGCCTGCTCTGGCAATGTCTACCCCGGCAACGTGGCATACGCCCAGGGCACCTGCCAGCAGGACTCCCCGCCCTACGGCTGCCAGGAGACCTGCTGGGAGCCCGCCGGCTACCAGGCGCCCTCCTACGGCCGCAGGTCCTCCTCGCTCCGCCGGTCCTACGGGGCCACCTGCCCGGGCTCCCTGGGCTGCGGCAGCACCGGCCTCGGGCCTTTTGGTTACGGAGGCTCCGCTGCCCAGTCCCCCGGCTGTGGTGCCGGCTACTGCCGTCCCACCTACTTCTCGTCCAGGACCTACCAGGGCCCCTCTTTCCAGCCGGCCTGCGGCTCGGGCTGCTACGGACAGACTTACTGA